DNA sequence from the Coregonus clupeaformis isolate EN_2021a unplaced genomic scaffold, ASM2061545v1 scaf0588, whole genome shotgun sequence genome:
AAAGGCATTTCTTTCCAATCAAACTCAACAGACTGCTTTTTTATTTACACCCTTTGTCAATGGTGCCATTTTACAttgccttcacctggaatggaggccgacaaacatggcttactattcagcgtgcaaagacaacaaaaaaggcgtgctaaacccctacgctggaacgggcgggggaaatgatacaatgtagccgCTCTCCGAGCCGGCGCGCGCCGCCCGTTAAACATTGATACAATGTAACCACGGTCCTACAATGTAACGCAGCCTACCTACGCATTCATTCGGTGGCGATGGAATTgctctttttactgacagagtgggtggctcttaaaagagcctttgggttagtAGAGCAGTCCAAATGCGCTGTTTACTTGGAGCTGGTGTACTTGGTTACGGCCTTGGTGCCCTCGGACACGGCGTGTTTGGCAAGTTCACCGGGGAGTAGCAGGCGCACGGCGGTCTGGATCTCCCTGGAGGTGATGGTAGAACGCTTGTTGTAGTGGGCCAGGCGAGAGGACTCTCCGGCGATACGCTCGAAGATGTCGTTCACGAACGAGTTCATGATTCCCATGGCCTTGGAGGAGATGCCGGTGTCGGGGTGGACCTGCTTCAGGACCTTGTACACGTAGATGGCGTAACTCTCCTTCCTGGACTTTCTGCGCTTCTTGCCGCCCTTCCCTGCGGTCTTGGTGACGGCTttcttggagcccttcttgggcGCTGACTTTGCTGGCTCGGGCATGATGATGTCTCGTTGCTTCTCAGAAACGAATGAGCGCGTGAAGGGCGCTTACCCGTCTTATGAAGAGGAAGCTAAGCAAAGTCAGCGGCAGTGGACACTCCCCTGCTTGCTCGTAGGCGCCCCTGCTATTTGCCTAGTGGAGCTCTAGTGCTCAAAAGAGCCTTCCGCTCAGAGGCTAGCTTCCCGAACAAAGACAATTGAGGGGGCGCGCGCGggtcctcaccccctccctcctctctatagccTATGCTCTGTGACCGATGGGGGATTGTGTGTTTCAAAAGGGGGCCTTTGATAGTTGTCCAAATGGCACGATTGTTGTGCCAAATAATGCTGGTGATAGAATTGCCCACTTTGGCACCGTCAGACATAGGGCTCGCattttggactgtgtgtgtgtgtgtgcgcactgtCCCCCTCTTTCGAGCCACGTCTACCGACTCGTGGTGGCTTTATGTtgtccaaattccactattgctTGACCCAAAATAACAACGTCACTACACTTTGCCACTGTCAGATATAGGCCTCCCTCTGTGCGCTAAAACTGGAAGGGACATTAGAATCCTCTAATTAATACTCCCTGTCCACTCGAAGTGGCTCATACTTTCCTACTAAATAGCatactgaagaaaaaaaaaaacactatatGGAATAGGCCCTTTTAGGCggatgtgggtggctcttaaagagcctttgggttcgagTCGGGGTGTTGAGGTTCGAAGAGAGTGCGTTTAACCGCGAAACCAGTACAGGGTGCGTCCCTGACGTTTCAGAGCGTGAGACCACGTCCATGGCGGTAACGGTCTTCCTCTTGGCGTGCTTTCGGTGTAGGTGACTGCGTCACGGATCACGTTCTCCAGGAACACCTTCAGGACACCGCGGGTCTCCTCGTAGATCAGACCGGAAATACGCTTCACGCCGCGGCGCAGCCAGACGGCGGATAGCGGGTTTGGTGATTCCCTGGATGTTATCGCGGAGAACTTTGCGGTGACGCTTGGCGCCTCCTTTTCCGAGTCCCTTACCGCCTTTGCCTCTTCCAGACATGGTGTGTTCGCTAGTTGAGTTCAAGTGAATGAATGACTTAAGCGCCGGTGGGCGGTGCGCTATTATCTGCGTTTggtcgacctgattgaggccagcgGCACAGAAAGCGCGCCTCTGTTATATGTTCGGAGGTGTTACAAAGGGGAGGGCGCTCGTTCTAGGGGACTAGGGAGGAGCGATTTCAAAGATGACGTGAAAGCAACTAACGTGCGCGGGAAACATACTCAAATACTGATATAGGCCATGTGGAACACAAGGCCAAACTGTGACAACTGGGAGATCAGCTAGTACACTGTGTCCCTGTCCTCatattgttgttgtggttgttgttgttgttgttgttgtggttgttgcaTCTGATTCTTCTCATTGAGGACTTGGTAATTAGGTGACCGGTTGTTCAATCAGCTGTGGCTGTCCAGGGCTCCAAGAAAAATGGGTCTTGTTGGGGGTAGGCTACTCTAccgctggagttgggaaacactgaactAGTAGGATGACTCTGTTTAGCTATGGAAGGACGTGTTGTATTGACTGTCATTAATAAACATCACTCTGCTTCTTTCTTCCCTAGACACCACTCGGCCTGACAGTAAGGGGGCCAAGAGGACCTGGGGTGCGGATGGGAGGGGTGGTGATCCCTCTGCAAGCTGGAGCATTTAGAAAATAGTTGTCATCATCCTTATGCCTAATGTGTGTTGCAGCCAAACAGCACACACTGTTTGTGTGACTCCCTGACATTACGCAATGATGTAAGCACATTTGGGAATgtcttctattttgttgcataaaGACGACCCTATGCATAAACTGTGAGGCCGAGAGTGGCGTACCTTTACCCCCCACCAcatacacacccacccaccccccacatacaaacacacacacacacacacacacacacacacaatgaagggATTGATTTCCTACGCATACAGAGGTGATAGTGATGTGCCAATATTGTATGGTACCTTTCTTAGCAAACCAATAATAAAGCTTCTTATAATGGGATAATTGTTATGATGTTGATCATTTGTATTGCCGCAGGATAGCCTCAGATGTGTCGTCACAGAACGGCCACAGAAAGAGGGCCCATCTCAACTGTTCATTTCAAAAGGGACAaattggaggggggggggggtgcactGATGCCATAAGGGCCCAAGAGCACAGACTGCCACGTTATCATTCAGTGCAGTTGAACATCTCAGATGTGACTAGCTTTCATAGGACAACTTATTGTTGCCATAATTGTCTCTTACCTGTACTTACTGGCTGCCGGCCCTCGGTGGAGTATATCGAGGAACAGAGGGTGCCTTTTAGGATAAGGACTAACAAGGTTTTGACTAGGTGggatacagctacgaccggaagtgacttttccCTAGCAGGTTAGGCTAATTAGGCTAGAGTGCAGATACTTGACGTGTACAGTACAACAACAAATCACAGAGGGCCTGTTACCACACCCTATAGGCTTGAACATCATAATATaacaatatataataatactCATACATAATAATCGAAAATCACCTTTGACTACAGTGACATTGGTagtaagtaggctacagtataatgGATAGCTACCCAACTGGGACAGGAAGTGGAAATGGAAGGGGGGACACGCAGTGAGCAAAACTCTAACGacataaaaacacagacactTCAGTGGAACGCACAGGGCAAGACGGGAAGGAAGACGTGGAGAAGGACTATTGAAGAGGAGATGAAGAACACCGGAAGCATCGAGTGAAGAAATGGGCCCGGAACAGGAGTTAGGCCGAGATGCACTGTTGACGCCCTATGCTTCATTTAGGACCTCAAAGAAATGAGTCAACTCCTATCGGGACTATATTCACCGCCACCTGCTGGACCAGAGGTCATGTGGCCAACACTCTGCTTGAGATCATTAAgagctataaggagtccatcaactaCCTGGTCAGTCCAAGTCATATAGGGGGGGATTtcatggccacctgctggagcacaagtcatgtttgccaacactggccttaaaatcattaggagctataaggaataaatcaactcatcattcaagtcatatagggagggatcttagcaccacctgctggatcgAAGTACCCTTCACCGTAGGCCAAGAGAGCCATCATCTCTCAACCGGTGCAATTTCCATAAGTACGTGGTAATAAAACAAACAACGACAGCTCATCATATAGGCAgtggtttcaaaactctaagcgcATGTTCAAGTAGAGCACACCAAATCATACATGTACTTGTTCATCATACtgaatcagtgtttcatctagaaatacatgcCTCGCGTTGCAATACGTGTTCTTGTAAAGTCATTGctttccacaatgcaatgctcacatcactttccgtgtgatattgttgttcatttgttcaaatgtatttgactatgACTTAATCCGACTGCTCTGAATTCATAATCACCTCACGGTTTGGTGTTAACCTACCGATTTTCAACTGCTTTGCCTACTGCAGATTAGGAACGCTGTCTTGAAAATGTATGCTTGGGAAGTCTAAAATGAGGGTAACTCCCCTTAAGGTAAATGTCTGTGTTCTGAGTGGCAAAAAAATACTGATTTTTTTAATAACATTTAGATATGTGCATACTGCCTGGCCTTAGGCAAACGCATTTAGAAGGGGGGAAAGAAGTCGAACCAATGAATATTTTTCTTGCTCTTCAATCAAAACAAAACCTTCACAAAGTGGTGCGTTTTGCCCCTAAATGACCCCTGAGGATTAGTGTGTTCTCATTTGTCAGTAATTGACCCTGACATGCTCCCTTTAAATGGTACTATTTTACGCAAAcgtatactgtaatgtactactATTATGATGTCACTTCACGGTAAGTAGAGCGAAATGCTGATATTGACAAGGTCAGAGACGTAAGGTATGTCCCAAATGCATCCCCTATACCGTAAACGTGGATCCAAAAGGAAGTTGCTGGGGTCTATTGGATGAGGGGTGTACTCAACTGTGCCTATAGCGTGTCAAAAGTCCCCCAAACGGGAAATACCCCTTGGCAACTGGGCAGAGGCCCTGTCCATTTCAGCACCGCGGACCTCCCCTATTACCCGTGTCGTGAGTGGAGATGCAGCACAAGCGCTGTCCATACAACGGTGCTGAATACAGCAACGCATGCGCCGATTCTGCCTTTGTACTTCCTGATGGTAGCAAATGTTTTGGTGGAGTTTGACTATTATAGATAAAAAAACAACGGATCGGCGCAATTTGCTAAACGCACCCCtttggggaccccaggaccgcgtttgggaaacgctggcctaaAGAGCAAATAACCATGTTGTGCAGTACTCAAATTTAACCACAAGATggcctccgtgctccactgtaaagtttgggcctctgcatgagtctctcagcagcactgcaacatgggactttcaaagtaagttggcatgcaatgtttcttatggactgcattcaaggcaactaatgacacacaactaatagtgtcaattattcatctgaacacaattcttgtaactattcggcctatattatcactcgtttcttttccccctcctttgtaaagcattttactgtgctactatagtccaaaggaagtggatgatgccagacgGTTGTATATatggttgtatatatatatatacacacacacacacattgaagaatcccagcaggtgcatgtgggtcagaaggctgattgcggcctcttttatTTTCCATGTTGTatagtttctctctctcagtctcagagtctctctctctcactcactctgtctctctctgtctctgtctctctctgtctgtctctctctctctctctctctctcagtcactcactcactctctatctctcttacgTGGAAGCAACTGCcttagctggtagagcacggcgcttgtaacgccaaggtagtgggttcgatccccgggaccacccatacacaaaaatgtatgcacgcatgactgtaagtcgctttggataaaagcatctgctaaatggcatattatattattattatatttatcctGTTGCCTCATGAGGGTAGTAGGAAGGAAAATACACTATGTGACTCAAATGTACTAAACTTTAAATGGACATtttgagtcatgtagcagacgctcttatccagagccacttacagttaagtgtgtgcctacattttcatactggccccccttgggaaacgaac
Encoded proteins:
- the LOC121560690 gene encoding histone H2B translates to MPEPAKSAPKKGSKKAVTKTAGKGGKKRRKSRKESYAIYVYKVLKQVHPDTGISSKAMGIMNSFVNDIFERIAGESSRLAHYNKRSTITSREIQTAVRLLLPGELAKHAVSEGTKAVTKYTSSK